In Alkalibaculum bacchi, a single genomic region encodes these proteins:
- a CDS encoding Maf family protein produces MSRIILASASSRRKEILQNLNLKFDIVVSDIEEKIDKQLSNEENVEKIALEKALDVAEKTNDTPGIIIAADTMVVADDILIGKPTNDQEAFCILKSLSGKQHEVITGICVFSTEKNRKIVSHRNTKIKFATHSDEVIWRYIETGEGRDKAGAYAIQGLGSLFVDTIEGCYTNVVGLPITLLCDMLAEFDVHIL; encoded by the coding sequence GTGAGTAGAATTATTTTAGCATCTGCATCTTCAAGAAGAAAAGAGATATTACAAAATTTAAACTTAAAATTTGATATTGTAGTCAGCGATATCGAAGAAAAAATAGACAAACAATTATCCAATGAAGAAAATGTAGAGAAAATTGCTTTGGAAAAAGCATTAGATGTGGCGGAAAAGACAAATGACACCCCTGGAATTATTATTGCAGCCGACACTATGGTAGTTGCTGATGACATATTAATTGGCAAGCCTACAAATGATCAAGAAGCGTTTTGCATTTTAAAGTCTTTGTCTGGTAAACAGCATGAAGTAATTACAGGGATATGTGTTTTTAGTACAGAAAAAAACAGAAAAATTGTAAGTCATAGAAATACCAAAATAAAATTTGCTACTCATAGTGATGAAGTCATTTGGAGATACATCGAAACAGGAGAAGGACGAGATAAGGCAGGAGCCTATGCCATTCAAGGTTTAGGATCTCTATTTGTAGATACGATAGAGGGTTGCTATACGAATGTAGTAGGATTGCCAATTACACTGCTTTGTGATATGCTAGCAGAATTTGATGTTCATATCCTATAA
- a CDS encoding DUF4321 domain-containing protein yields MRNNKGILLLIVLASLFAGQLAGEFLSDYISIFGKTVNISILSGGAPWVLDLSFVTLTLGVVININLGSIVFLILALALYYRN; encoded by the coding sequence ATGAGGAATAATAAGGGGATTTTACTCTTAATTGTGCTTGCTTCCTTGTTTGCTGGGCAGTTGGCAGGAGAATTTCTTTCTGATTACATAAGTATTTTCGGGAAAACTGTTAATATTAGCATTTTAAGTGGTGGTGCTCCATGGGTATTAGATTTAAGCTTTGTTACCTTGACTTTAGGTGTAGTCATTAATATCAATTTAGGTAGCATTGTGTTTTTAATACTTGCTCTAGCCCTTTATTACCGAAATTAA
- a CDS encoding RnfABCDGE type electron transport complex subunit B: MISELIVPVLWLGGMAIVFGAILGYASKVFAVEKDPKVPLILDVLPGANCGGCGFPGCEAFAVAVAAGSAKVDSCPVGGASTAEKIGEIMGVDAGGSERMIARVICQGTSSNCSNKFEYYGVRDCKEAVIAQGGHKSCNYGCLGFGTCERVCPFDAIHVTEDGIAKVDPDKCTACGKCIEACPKLVIDLVPASKGVHVDCNSKDKGKEVKSNCKVGCIGCKACVKNCPEETIGFEDNLAKIHYDKCTQCMVCVEKCPTNAITAEMIQTKQKVS, from the coding sequence TTGATAAGTGAATTAATTGTTCCTGTTCTTTGGTTAGGAGGAATGGCCATAGTTTTTGGAGCCATCCTAGGATATGCATCAAAAGTATTTGCAGTAGAAAAGGATCCTAAAGTACCATTGATTCTAGATGTACTGCCTGGTGCAAACTGTGGTGGTTGTGGATTTCCAGGTTGTGAAGCCTTTGCAGTGGCTGTTGCTGCAGGAAGTGCAAAAGTCGATAGCTGTCCAGTTGGAGGCGCGAGCACTGCTGAAAAGATTGGTGAGATCATGGGCGTAGATGCTGGTGGTTCTGAAAGAATGATTGCTCGAGTAATCTGTCAAGGTACATCTTCTAATTGCTCTAACAAATTTGAGTATTATGGAGTAAGAGACTGTAAGGAAGCGGTTATTGCCCAAGGCGGTCATAAAAGCTGTAATTATGGTTGTTTGGGATTTGGAACTTGTGAAAGAGTCTGTCCTTTTGACGCCATTCACGTAACGGAAGATGGGATTGCAAAAGTGGACCCTGATAAATGTACAGCTTGCGGAAAATGTATAGAAGCATGTCCTAAATTAGTTATTGATTTAGTGCCAGCATCTAAAGGCGTTCACGTAGATTGTAACTCAAAAGATAAGGGTAAAGAAGTAAAATCAAATTGTAAAGTGGGCTGTATTGGTTGTAAAGCTTGCGTAAAAAATTGTCCTGAAGAAACAATCGGCTTTGAAGACAATTTAGCCAAAATCCACTACGATAAATGCACACAATGTATGGTCTGCGTAGAAAAATGCCCAACAAATGCAATCACAGCAGAAATGATTCAAACAAAGCAAAAAGTATCTTAA
- the rsxA gene encoding electron transport complex subunit RsxA, with protein MTELLIILLSAILVNNFILVKFLGICPFLGVSKQVETAAGMGAAVTFVMALASAVTYIIQYTILEPFNLQYLQTIAFILVIASLVQFVEMVIQKVSPTLYDALGVYLPLITTNCAVLGVAILNIDAKYNFIQTIFNGVGAALGFTLAIVLFAGIRERLEIAPIPKPLQGFPIALITACLMSIAFLGFSGLL; from the coding sequence ATGACTGAGTTACTGATTATCCTATTAAGTGCTATACTAGTAAATAATTTTATATTAGTAAAATTTTTAGGTATCTGCCCTTTTCTAGGAGTATCTAAACAAGTAGAAACAGCTGCAGGCATGGGAGCAGCAGTTACCTTTGTTATGGCTCTTGCCTCTGCAGTTACATATATTATACAATATACGATATTAGAACCCTTTAACTTGCAGTATTTGCAGACAATAGCTTTTATTTTAGTCATTGCATCTTTAGTGCAATTTGTAGAGATGGTTATTCAAAAGGTAAGCCCTACATTGTATGATGCTTTAGGTGTATATCTTCCTCTTATTACGACAAACTGTGCGGTATTAGGGGTAGCCATTTTAAATATCGATGCAAAGTATAATTTTATTCAAACCATTTTTAATGGTGTGGGAGCAGCACTCGGTTTTACTTTAGCGATTGTACTCTTTGCAGGAATCAGAGAGAGATTAGAAATAGCTCCTATTCCTAAACCATTACAAGGTTTTCCTATTGCATTGATTACTGCCTGCTTAATGTCTATAGCGTTTTTAGGCTTTTCAGGATTACTATAG
- the rsxE gene encoding electron transport complex subunit RsxE → MNFIKNLWRGIIPENPIFRLVLGMCPTLAVTTAAVNGLGMGLATMAVLIGSNVVVSLLRNFIPNKVRIPAYVVIIASFTTIVGLLLKAFVPVLDRALGLFIPLIVVNCTILARAESFASKNGILDSLADAVGMGIGFTLSLTLLGSVREILGAGSMFGFSLFGASYEPALIMILPPGAFLALGLLMGLLNKLTDRKKERSSVND, encoded by the coding sequence ATGAATTTTATTAAAAATCTCTGGAGAGGTATTATTCCAGAAAACCCAATTTTTCGATTGGTTTTGGGAATGTGTCCTACACTGGCAGTAACCACTGCTGCGGTTAATGGCTTGGGAATGGGCCTTGCCACAATGGCCGTATTAATTGGCTCGAATGTAGTAGTTTCACTACTTCGAAATTTCATACCAAATAAGGTAAGAATACCAGCTTACGTAGTAATTATAGCATCCTTTACAACTATTGTAGGATTGCTTTTAAAGGCTTTTGTGCCTGTTTTAGATAGGGCATTAGGTCTTTTTATTCCTCTTATCGTCGTAAACTGTACTATTTTAGCGAGAGCAGAATCTTTTGCTTCTAAAAACGGTATTTTAGATTCTTTAGCTGATGCGGTAGGTATGGGCATTGGATTTACTTTATCACTAACTCTATTAGGTAGTGTCAGAGAAATATTAGGTGCGGGTAGCATGTTTGGATTTTCGCTGTTTGGTGCTAGTTATGAACCAGCTTTGATTATGATTTTACCTCCAGGTGCGTTCCTTGCTCTAGGACTTCTCATGGGACTACTAAACAAGTTGACGGATAGAAAAAAGGAAAGGAGCAGTGTAAATGACTGA
- a CDS encoding RnfABCDGE type electron transport complex subunit G yields the protein MKEIINLALKLFVITAVAALALAFTNSITGERIAEQIEMENKLAREEVISPSDYFEQVEQQTIIDHEKKLGFNNLEIISEVYKDIVGDEIIGYTFKVLPKGYGGEMNILVGISIEGEITGLKVVGHSETPGLGAKATEKSFQDQFAGMSTSTPLTVIKSGTAGDSEVQAITGSTITTQAVTDGVNAALEVFNEMNK from the coding sequence ATGAAAGAGATTATTAATTTAGCTCTTAAACTTTTTGTTATTACTGCAGTTGCAGCTTTAGCCTTAGCGTTCACGAATTCGATTACAGGAGAAAGAATCGCAGAACAAATCGAAATGGAAAATAAATTAGCTCGTGAAGAGGTCATATCGCCTTCTGACTACTTTGAACAGGTTGAACAGCAAACGATTATTGATCATGAAAAGAAATTAGGTTTTAATAACCTCGAAATCATCTCTGAAGTGTACAAAGATATTGTAGGGGATGAGATAATAGGTTATACGTTTAAAGTCTTACCAAAAGGCTATGGTGGTGAAATGAATATATTAGTAGGGATTTCAATAGAGGGCGAGATTACAGGGCTTAAGGTAGTTGGACACAGTGAAACTCCTGGATTAGGGGCAAAGGCTACAGAAAAATCCTTCCAAGATCAATTTGCAGGAATGTCTACAAGTACCCCACTTACTGTAATCAAATCAGGTACTGCTGGTGATAGTGAGGTTCAAGCTATTACGGGATCTACTATTACTACACAAGCTGTTACCGATGGGGTAAACGCTGCTCTTGAAGTATTTAATGAAATGAATAAATAG
- a CDS encoding RnfABCDGE type electron transport complex subunit D, with protein sequence MKEDLLIVSSSPHIRANHSTSSIMRDVVIALMPALIAGVVRFGIRAAILTAICIGTCLVTEAIIQKLMKKEITINDYSAVVTGILLAFNLPVSASWWLAVIGSAFAIAIVKQCFGGIGQNFMNPALGARAMLVASWPSRMTSSAFVDATTSATPLELVKSGVTEGLPSYMDLLIGNVAGCIGEVSALALLIGGLYLLYRRVITWHIPVVFMGTVFVLAFIFGENPMYHLLSGGLFLGAFFMATDYASCPPTKKAQIIYAFGCGLLTTVIRLWGGYPEGVSYAILLMNVCAPLIERFTIPRIYGEVKG encoded by the coding sequence TTGAAGGAAGATTTATTAATCGTATCATCGTCGCCTCATATCCGCGCAAATCACAGTACCTCTAGCATAATGAGAGATGTGGTCATTGCTTTAATGCCAGCACTTATAGCTGGAGTAGTGCGATTTGGAATAAGAGCAGCGATACTCACAGCCATCTGCATAGGAACTTGTCTGGTTACAGAAGCAATAATACAAAAATTAATGAAAAAAGAAATTACTATTAATGACTACAGCGCAGTAGTAACTGGCATACTTTTAGCATTTAACTTGCCTGTTAGCGCATCTTGGTGGTTGGCTGTAATCGGTTCTGCATTTGCCATTGCCATCGTCAAACAATGTTTTGGAGGAATCGGTCAAAACTTTATGAATCCAGCTCTTGGAGCAAGAGCGATGCTTGTAGCATCTTGGCCTTCAAGGATGACTTCTTCTGCTTTTGTAGATGCTACAACTTCAGCAACTCCTTTAGAACTTGTAAAAAGCGGAGTTACAGAAGGATTACCAAGTTATATGGATCTGCTAATAGGTAATGTAGCCGGATGTATTGGAGAAGTATCTGCCTTAGCTTTACTTATTGGAGGACTGTATCTGCTTTACAGAAGAGTTATTACTTGGCATATTCCAGTAGTATTTATGGGAACTGTATTTGTACTTGCATTCATTTTTGGCGAAAACCCAATGTATCACCTTCTAAGTGGAGGTTTGTTCTTAGGTGCTTTCTTTATGGCTACAGACTATGCTTCATGTCCTCCAACAAAAAAAGCCCAAATTATTTATGCTTTTGGATGCGGGTTATTGACAACAGTCATAAGACTATGGGGAGGTTACCCAGAAGGGGTGTCCTATGCAATTCTTCTTATGAATGTATGTGCACCATTAATTGAGCGATTTACCATACCTAGAATTTACGGGGAGGTGAAAGGTTGA
- the rsxC gene encoding electron transport complex subunit RsxC, whose amino-acid sequence MNIKHSTFKGGIHPPGRKELTSGKKLVIAKAPETVVIPMLMHSGSPAKPIVKKGDLVKVGQCIGEPNGFISAMVHSSVSGEVIAVEPRLHPKGQKILSVVIKSDMQDTLYEEVKPKGDLESLSPEEIKQIVQEAGIIGMGGAAFPTHVKLTPRKGKTVEHIILNGAECEPYLTSDEYIMNNHADKVVFGLKAMMKCMGVQRGYIGIEDNKKEAIEAISRALGNDESIELFSLHTKYPQGYKDQLITAIIGKEVPSGGSSADVGAVVFNVGTAAAISDAIQEGMPLIERIVTISGGAVKNPSVLKAKIGANIADLIENCGGFSEEPTKIINGGPMTGLAQYSPDIPLLKETTGISCLTKEEAEVPNPQLCIRCGKCASICPVRLLPLYIAEYSLNGDYEKCKKYHALDCMECGSCSYICPSKRTLLSSIRVAKREIIANSRKEK is encoded by the coding sequence GTGAATATTAAGCATTCTACCTTTAAGGGTGGAATTCATCCACCAGGACGTAAGGAGCTAACAAGCGGTAAAAAGTTAGTAATAGCAAAAGCTCCTGAAACCGTTGTCATTCCAATGTTGATGCACTCAGGATCCCCAGCGAAACCTATAGTAAAAAAGGGCGACCTTGTAAAAGTAGGTCAATGCATAGGTGAGCCTAATGGATTTATCTCTGCTATGGTTCATTCAAGTGTATCTGGCGAGGTCATAGCCGTTGAACCAAGACTTCATCCAAAAGGGCAAAAAATCTTATCTGTAGTCATCAAATCGGACATGCAAGATACTCTTTATGAAGAAGTGAAACCAAAAGGAGATTTAGAAAGCTTATCCCCTGAGGAGATCAAGCAAATTGTACAGGAGGCTGGTATTATTGGAATGGGTGGAGCTGCATTTCCTACACATGTAAAGCTCACCCCAAGAAAAGGAAAAACAGTAGAGCACATTATTTTAAATGGTGCAGAGTGTGAACCCTATTTAACATCAGATGAGTACATTATGAACAATCATGCTGATAAAGTAGTCTTTGGATTAAAAGCAATGATGAAGTGCATGGGTGTTCAAAGAGGGTACATAGGAATTGAAGACAACAAGAAGGAAGCTATCGAGGCCATAAGTAGGGCTCTTGGTAATGACGAATCCATTGAGCTTTTTTCACTACATACGAAATACCCACAAGGTTATAAGGATCAATTAATAACAGCAATTATAGGTAAAGAAGTTCCATCTGGAGGCTCTTCGGCTGATGTTGGAGCAGTAGTTTTTAACGTGGGGACAGCAGCTGCCATTTCTGATGCGATACAAGAAGGAATGCCTCTCATAGAGAGAATCGTAACCATATCCGGCGGAGCTGTAAAAAATCCAAGTGTATTAAAAGCTAAAATTGGTGCAAATATAGCGGATTTAATTGAAAATTGCGGGGGTTTTTCAGAAGAACCTACGAAGATTATCAATGGTGGGCCAATGACTGGACTTGCTCAGTACTCTCCTGATATTCCTCTTCTCAAGGAAACTACTGGTATTTCATGTCTTACAAAGGAAGAAGCAGAGGTGCCAAATCCTCAACTATGTATTCGATGTGGAAAATGTGCTAGCATATGTCCTGTTCGATTATTGCCTTTGTATATAGCAGAATACTCTTTAAATGGAGATTATGAAAAATGTAAGAAATATCACGCATTAGATTGTATGGAATGTGGCAGTTGTTCCTACATATGCCCTTCAAAGCGAACACTGCTCTCTTCCATTCGTGTTGCAAAAAGAGAAATTATCGCAAATAGCAGAAAAGAGAAATAA
- the lipB gene encoding lipoyl(octanoyl) transferase LipB, which translates to MKINIVNLGTLDYSQTLKIQEELRELRANDKIEDTLLIVEHPAVLTLGVKGKVENILVSEEFLQSRGVDVVRLSRGGDVTYHGPGQIVGYLIFHLKNYNKDVRKFVWRIKETFIKMLREIYNIESYGLDGEHTGVWIGNDKITAIGISISKMVSMHGFAFNVNTNLEHFNWIYPCGFKDRGAISLEKLVGHPMDMDELKDKTVKYFCELFEVEPVIMSLKDVLTAS; encoded by the coding sequence GTGAAAATTAATATTGTAAACTTGGGAACTTTGGACTATTCACAGACGCTAAAAATACAAGAAGAATTAAGAGAACTTCGAGCAAATGATAAAATAGAGGATACTCTTCTCATTGTAGAACATCCAGCAGTACTAACCTTAGGAGTAAAAGGTAAAGTCGAAAACATACTAGTCTCCGAAGAATTTCTACAAAGTAGAGGGGTAGATGTAGTTCGATTGAGTCGAGGTGGGGATGTCACCTACCATGGTCCTGGTCAAATTGTAGGATATCTTATTTTTCATTTAAAGAACTACAATAAAGACGTGCGCAAATTTGTTTGGAGAATAAAAGAAACCTTTATTAAGATGTTACGAGAAATATACAATATTGAATCCTATGGTCTCGATGGAGAACATACAGGTGTATGGATAGGCAATGATAAAATAACGGCTATAGGCATATCTATAAGTAAAATGGTAAGTATGCACGGCTTTGCCTTTAATGTAAACACAAATTTAGAGCATTTTAATTGGATTTATCCTTGTGGTTTTAAAGACCGAGGAGCAATCTCCTTAGAAAAACTAGTGGGGCATCCTATGGATATGGATGAACTAAAAGATAAGACTGTAAAATATTTCTGTGAATTATTTGAAGTAGAACCAGTTATTATGAGCTTAAAAGATGTGTTGACAGCATCTTAA
- the coaE gene encoding dephospho-CoA kinase (Dephospho-CoA kinase (CoaE) performs the final step in coenzyme A biosynthesis.) translates to MMKIYGLTGSIATGKSTVSNILREYCNAKIIDADLLARKAVEPDSIGLEKITEEFGPSILLPDGTLNRKKLGDIVFGSSHAIKILNNIVHPEVAKLYNEVADQYRTQGYEAILYDCPLLIEEKLTDTVDEVILVVSSEDAQLERLMARNNLTEDEAIKRIESQMNIKDKIPYGDYLIYNDGDYDQLKDAVIYLGREILKIGKLKVNKGDTF, encoded by the coding sequence ATGATGAAAATATATGGCTTAACGGGTAGTATTGCTACAGGAAAAAGTACCGTTTCTAATATTCTTAGGGAGTATTGTAATGCCAAAATTATCGATGCAGATTTGCTCGCTCGCAAAGCTGTAGAGCCAGATAGCATTGGTTTAGAAAAAATAACAGAAGAATTTGGCCCAAGTATTCTTTTACCAGACGGCACTCTCAACAGGAAAAAACTAGGCGATATCGTGTTTGGCAGTAGCCATGCCATCAAAATATTAAATAATATTGTGCATCCAGAGGTAGCTAAGCTATACAATGAGGTAGCAGATCAGTATAGAACACAAGGTTATGAAGCCATTCTTTACGACTGCCCTTTGCTCATAGAAGAAAAACTTACAGATACTGTAGACGAAGTGATTCTAGTAGTTTCCAGTGAAGATGCTCAATTAGAGCGATTAATGGCGCGAAACAATCTTACAGAGGATGAAGCAATAAAAAGAATTGAATCTCAAATGAATATAAAAGACAAGATTCCCTATGGGGATTACTTAATTTATAATGACGGAGATTATGATCAGTTAAAAGATGCAGTGATTTATTTAGGGAGAGAAATATTGAAAATCGGAAAGCTGAAAGTGAATAAAGGGGACACATTTTAA